The Narcine bancroftii isolate sNarBan1 chromosome 11, sNarBan1.hap1, whole genome shotgun sequence genome has a window encoding:
- the fbxo7 gene encoding F-box only protein 7, translated as MKLRVRIQRQRGWVELEQNEPTLGDLRSQIANSFLPSLGYNSDTDFKISLNGKDVMTDDQQSMKSIGIVSGDLICLIVPDSLAASVSASSTELNVGEQPSCSHTAWNQTLENSVGGLETSHKEYSPTVQHSEENLLISSSDDLSMTFEEAKYPHEPMLCSEAIDGQVPHSLETLYHSAQCTDPKDALIVVLHLLMLEAGYIPQDPGQKVAQMPEKWKNRGLYRLQYNHSLCEDGSATLSCIPMGNLVVVNATLKINKNIKSVKKVQLSPASYVHYGRLGENAAQVYKDLQKLSCMFKDQLVYPLLASARQALNLPDVFGLVVLPLELKLRIFRLLDVISILSLSAVCRDLHTATNDQLLWRFLYFRDFRDSRTISHDWKKLYKEKYAMKKKALQRFPLYLPPALPLFPGQPSPFNPFQFEPRQFYPPGIIGGEYDEHPQLPYQGDPVNRFLPGSGPRSGPMPGTLPPFRPHFDPSDSMPGQLPAVPGFHVSRFSEGTSGGRSANIRRGII; from the exons ATGAAACTGCGAGTGCGTATACAAAGACAGAGAGGCTGGGTGGAGTTGGAACAGAATGAGCCTACTCTCGGTGACCTGCGCAGTCAGATTGCCAACTCTTTTCTACCATCATTAGGATACAA TTCTGATACTGATTTTAAAATCAGTTTAAATGGGAAAGATGTGATGACTGATGACCAGCAAAGTATGAAGTCCATTGGAATAGTCTCTGGAGATTTGATCTGCTTAATAGTACCAGATTCTCTAGCTGCCTCTGTCTCTGCTTCTTCAACTGAATTGAATGTTGGGGAGCAACCATCATGCTCCCATACTGCCTGGAATCAGACTCTGGAGAATAGTGTGGGTGGACTTGAGACCAGTCACAAAGAATACTCCCCCACAGTTCAACATTCTGAAGAAAACCTCCTGATTTCATCGTCTGATGACCTGTCTATGACATTTGAGGAAGCAAAATATCCACACGAGCCAATGTTGTGCAGTGAAGCAATTGATGGACAGGTGCCACACTCGTTAGAAACACTTTATCACTCAGCTCAATGCACTGACCCAAAAGATGCTCTGATTGTGGTACTTCATCTCCTCATGCTTGAAGCAGGGTATATTCCACAG GATCCTGGTCAGAAGGTTGCCCAAATGCCTGAGAAATGGAAGAACAGAGGTCTTTATAGATTGCAGTACAATCATTCCTTGTGTGAAGATGGGTCTGCTACACTCAGCTGCATCCCCATGGGAAATCTGGTTGTAGTCAATG CTACATTGAAGATCAACAAGAATATCAAAAGTGTAAAGAAAGTTCAGTTATCTCCTGCATCGTATGTTCATTATGGTAGACTCG GTGAGAATGCTGCACAAGTGTATAAAGATCTACAGAAACTGTCCTGCATGTTCAAAGATCAGCTCGTGTATCCTCTACTTGCCAGTGCCAGACAAG CTTTGAATCTTCCTGATGTTTTTGGTCTTGTGGTTCTTCCTCTGGAACTCAAATTACGAATTTTCCGTCTCTTGGATGTAATCTCCATCTTGTCCCTCTCAGCGGTTTGCCGAGATCTTCATACAGCAACCAACGACCAATTGCTTTGGCGATTTCTATATTTCAGGGACTTTAGAG ATTCAAGAACCATCAGTCATGACTGGAAGAAA CTATACAAGGAAAAGTATGCAATGAAGAAAAAAGCACTGCAAAGATTTCCCTTGTACTTGCCCCCAGCTTTGCCCTTATTTCCGGGTCAGCCCAGCCCCTTCAATCCCTTTCAGTTTGAGCCTCGACAGTTTTATCCACCTGGCATCATTGGAGGAGAATATGATGAGCATCCTCAGCTGCCTTACCAAGGAGATCCTGTTAACCGCTTTTTACCTGGTTCTGGACCAAGATCAGGACCAATGCCAGGGACATTGCCACCATTCAGACCACATTTTGACCCATCAGATTCTATGCCAGGTCAGTTACCTGCAGTGCCTGGATTTCACGTCAGCAGATTTTCAGAAGGAACTTCTGGAGGCAGATCAGCCAACATAAGGCGTGGAATCATTTAA